In Bacillus toyonensis BCT-7112, a single window of DNA contains:
- the yabG gene encoding sporulation peptidase YabG, whose translation MALHVGELVERYSHNRDILFRIIEIKGEIAILFGEEIRLVADAPLEDLISIDQREHKKRVKREKETMERTYRLFQQDYVLMKQRHEHTSTGGYTSEVNYFQMPGRVLHIDGDPLYLRKCLDLYNKIGVPVQGVHCKETEMHEKVVDLIDHFRPDILVITGHDAYTKSKGVKGDLAAYRHSRHFVQAVREVRKKYPSLDQLVIFAGACQSHFEALIRAGANFASSPSRINIHALDPVYVVGKISFTSFMERVNVWDVVRNTITGEKGLGGIETRGILRTGLPFQHYEE comes from the coding sequence ATGGCTTTACATGTTGGAGAATTAGTGGAACGATATTCTCATAATAGGGATATCCTTTTTCGTATTATAGAAATAAAAGGCGAGATAGCTATATTGTTTGGGGAGGAAATTAGACTTGTGGCAGATGCGCCGCTTGAAGATTTAATTAGTATAGATCAACGAGAACATAAAAAAAGAGTGAAGCGTGAAAAAGAAACAATGGAGCGCACGTACCGTTTATTTCAACAGGATTATGTATTGATGAAACAAAGGCATGAACACACTTCAACTGGTGGATACACAAGTGAAGTGAATTACTTTCAAATGCCAGGACGCGTATTGCATATAGATGGGGACCCTTTGTATTTGCGCAAGTGTTTAGACCTATATAATAAAATTGGTGTTCCTGTACAAGGTGTTCATTGTAAGGAAACAGAGATGCACGAAAAGGTAGTAGACTTAATAGATCATTTCCGCCCAGACATTTTAGTTATTACAGGACACGATGCCTATACAAAATCCAAAGGGGTAAAGGGAGATTTAGCAGCATATAGGCATTCAAGGCATTTTGTACAGGCTGTCCGAGAAGTACGAAAAAAATATCCATCATTGGATCAACTCGTTATTTTTGCTGGGGCGTGTCAATCGCATTTCGAGGCGTTAATTCGAGCGGGTGCTAACTTTGCTAGTTCTCCGTCTAGGATTAACATTCATGCACTAGACCCTGTGTATGTGGTTGGTAAAATTAGCTTCACTTCATTTATGGAGAGAGTAAATGTATGGGATGTTGTACGTAATACGATTACTGGTGAAAAAGGACTGGGTGGAATTGAAACGAGAGGGATTTTACGAACAGGATTACCCTTCCAACATTATGAAGAATAA
- the veg gene encoding biofilm formation stimulator Veg — protein sequence MSKRLDEIKSELDHHLGQRLMLKANSGRRKTVEQSGVLAETYRSVFVVQLDQQEDALQRVSYSYADVLTETVELTFYGEPHNEIIL from the coding sequence ATGTCAAAACGTTTAGATGAAATTAAAAGCGAATTAGATCACCATCTTGGACAGCGACTTATGTTAAAGGCGAATAGCGGAAGAAGAAAAACAGTGGAGCAATCAGGTGTACTTGCAGAAACTTATCGTTCTGTGTTTGTTGTACAGTTAGACCAACAAGAAGATGCATTGCAACGTGTATCTTATAGTTATGCAGATGTTTTAACAGAGACGGTAGAGTTAACATTTTATGGTGAACCCCATAATGAAATTATTTTATAA
- the sspF gene encoding acid-soluble spore protein SspF, with amino-acid sequence MSRRRGVMSNQFKEELAKELGFYDVVQKEGWGGIRAKDAGNMVKRAIEIAEQQLMKQNQ; translated from the coding sequence TTGAGTAGACGAAGAGGTGTCATGTCAAACCAGTTTAAAGAAGAGCTAGCAAAAGAGCTGGGCTTTTATGATGTTGTTCAGAAAGAAGGATGGGGCGGAATTCGTGCGAAAGATGCTGGTAATATGGTGAAACGCGCTATAGAAATTGCAGAACAGCAATTAATGAAACAAAACCAGTAG